A portion of the Gemmatimonadaceae bacterium genome contains these proteins:
- a CDS encoding maleylacetate reductase codes for MSSFTFESQASRVVFGAGCFAQAMVELDRLGATRVMLVSTPGRSSLAESARAMLGGRIVESFERAVAHVPQAIALAAREAASSSRADCIVALGGGSAIGVAKAVALSTTLPILAVPTTYGGSEMTPIWGLTTEGRKETGRNPRVQPRVVIYDPDLTLGLPPRTTACSGLNAVAHCVEALYAADANPLTSLAAQEGIRLLSRALPNLVTAPSDGEERSAALRGAWLAGFSLGTVQMALHHKLCHTIGGSFDLLHAETHAVLLPYTAAYNRAAAHGAMESVSRALDGGDTPTRLHALGRAIGAPLSLREIGMHEEDLDRAAELAVARQYPNPRAVTREGISELLVAAFTGDEAYLSD; via the coding sequence GTGAGCTCCTTCACATTCGAATCGCAGGCATCGCGTGTCGTTTTCGGCGCGGGATGCTTCGCGCAGGCAATGGTAGAGCTGGACCGGCTTGGCGCAACACGGGTGATGCTCGTATCCACCCCGGGGCGCTCATCACTCGCGGAAAGCGCGCGCGCGATGCTTGGCGGCCGGATCGTCGAAAGCTTCGAAAGGGCGGTGGCGCACGTGCCGCAGGCGATTGCACTCGCGGCGCGCGAGGCCGCTTCGTCTTCGAGAGCGGATTGCATCGTCGCGCTCGGAGGCGGGTCAGCCATCGGCGTGGCGAAGGCAGTAGCGCTGAGCACTACGCTCCCGATCCTGGCCGTGCCGACGACCTACGGCGGATCCGAGATGACCCCGATCTGGGGGCTCACGACCGAAGGCAGAAAGGAGACGGGCCGGAATCCGCGCGTGCAGCCGAGGGTCGTTATCTACGATCCCGATCTCACGCTCGGGCTTCCGCCGCGAACGACTGCATGCAGCGGGCTGAACGCCGTCGCTCACTGCGTCGAAGCGCTTTACGCTGCCGACGCCAATCCGCTCACCTCGCTGGCCGCGCAGGAAGGAATTCGCCTGTTGTCGCGTGCCCTGCCTAATCTCGTCACCGCTCCGTCCGATGGTGAAGAGAGATCGGCCGCGCTGCGCGGCGCATGGCTCGCCGGATTCTCGCTTGGGACGGTGCAGATGGCGCTGCACCACAAGCTCTGCCACACCATTGGCGGAAGTTTCGATCTCCTGCATGCCGAGACTCATGCGGTGCTGCTGCCGTACACCGCCGCGTACAATCGCGCCGCCGCGCACGGGGCGATGGAATCAGTCTCGCGCGCGCTCGACGGTGGCGATACGCCGACGCGGCTGCACGCGCTGGGACGGGCAATCGGCGCGCCCCTTTCGTTGCGTGAGATCGGAATGCACGAGGAAGATCTCGATCGCGCCGCCGAGCTTGCGGTGGCGCGCCAGTACCCCAACCCGCGTGCCGTCACCCGGGAAGGAATCAGCGAGCTGCTCGTCGCTGCCTTCACCGGGGATGAAGCGTACCTGAGCGACTAG
- a CDS encoding M20/M25/M40 family metallo-hydrolase: MPNLQRLRSAAPAALLALCLTAGVAPLSGQVLSPAEQKMRAYVHQHVADQTAFLEKVVNISSGTMNHAGVRATGDAFAAELKALGFETRWVGMPPEMKRAGHLFAEHRARKGRGAKTGMTVLLLGHLDTVFEGESQRYTLIDDSTAKGAGTGDMKGGDVVFLYALKAMAAAGTLADANIIVALMGDEESGGEPDSVSRRDLVEAAKRSQAILAFEEDAGKATIARRGFSSWQVAVTARQGHSAGVFSKGSGYGAIYEVARILDEFREALSSEPNLTFNPGVIVGGTTVTFDSSTLSGTTAGKLNIIAPSAFVEGDLRFLTADQLNSARAKMTGIVSMSLPGTSSKITFADGNPSMPPTPGNYALLAVLDSVTRALGQGPTEALDPGQRGAGDISYVAQYADALDGLGVNGSRSHTPDETVNLKSLPIATERAAVLINRLVHRKR; encoded by the coding sequence ATGCCGAATCTCCAAAGACTCCGCAGCGCTGCACCTGCAGCCCTGCTTGCCCTGTGCCTCACCGCGGGCGTCGCTCCACTTTCCGGCCAGGTGTTGTCGCCCGCCGAGCAGAAAATGCGTGCCTATGTACATCAGCACGTCGCCGATCAGACCGCATTTCTCGAGAAGGTGGTCAATATCAGCTCGGGCACCATGAATCATGCTGGTGTTCGCGCCACAGGCGACGCGTTCGCGGCGGAGCTCAAGGCGCTTGGCTTCGAGACGCGGTGGGTCGGGATGCCTCCGGAGATGAAGCGCGCCGGTCACCTGTTCGCCGAGCACCGGGCACGAAAGGGTAGAGGAGCGAAAACGGGGATGACTGTTCTGCTGCTGGGGCATCTCGACACCGTTTTCGAGGGCGAGAGCCAGAGGTACACGCTGATTGACGACTCCACGGCGAAGGGAGCCGGCACGGGCGACATGAAGGGTGGAGACGTCGTATTTCTGTATGCGCTCAAGGCGATGGCGGCGGCAGGGACACTGGCCGACGCGAACATCATCGTCGCGTTGATGGGCGACGAGGAAAGCGGGGGAGAGCCGGACAGCGTGTCGCGCCGCGACCTCGTCGAGGCAGCGAAGCGAAGCCAGGCGATTCTGGCGTTCGAGGAAGACGCAGGCAAGGCGACGATCGCGCGGCGCGGCTTCAGCTCATGGCAGGTTGCCGTGACGGCGCGGCAGGGCCATTCGGCGGGAGTGTTCTCGAAGGGATCGGGCTACGGCGCGATCTACGAGGTCGCGCGGATTCTCGACGAATTCAGGGAAGCGCTGTCGTCGGAGCCCAATCTCACGTTCAATCCCGGCGTGATCGTCGGCGGGACCACGGTCACGTTCGACAGCTCGACGCTCTCGGGTACGACGGCGGGCAAGCTCAACATCATCGCACCATCGGCGTTCGTCGAAGGTGATCTTCGATTTCTGACCGCGGATCAGCTCAACAGCGCCCGCGCGAAGATGACCGGGATCGTTTCGATGAGCCTGCCCGGCACTTCGTCGAAGATCACGTTCGCCGACGGCAATCCTTCCATGCCGCCGACTCCGGGCAACTACGCGCTGCTGGCGGTGCTCGACAGTGTTACGCGCGCGCTGGGTCAGGGCCCGACAGAGGCGCTCGATCCGGGGCAGCGTGGCGCGGGCGACATCTCCTACGTCGCGCAGTACGCTGACGCGCTCGACGGGCTCGGCGTGAATGGAAGCCGCTCGCACACGCCGGACGAGACGGTGAACCTCAAGTCGCTTCCGATCGCCACCGAGCGCGCGGCGGTGCTCATCAACCGCCTGGTGCACCGCAAGCGCTAG
- a CDS encoding c-type cytochrome, which yields MQRQQAERAVATARAHRAVRLKTKRIPMKTIISLCASLLLLATVGCKQTDNVKTTGSETTATVSMSAPVTDTTPSTAGSTTSKSTPPPANTAPPATEAKPPAAPAPTTSSTPSPAPSSNASLVSTGQSIFKSKCVSCHGADASGNTAMGRKNKIPDLRSSTVQGRSDADLANRIANGTGTLSSSAHKSKHLSSDQVTALVAYVRSLK from the coding sequence ATGCAGCGCCAGCAGGCCGAGCGGGCCGTCGCGACCGCTCGCGCCCATCGTGCTGTCAGGCTCAAGACGAAAAGGATTCCGATGAAGACGATCATCAGTTTGTGCGCTTCGCTCCTCCTTCTGGCCACCGTCGGCTGTAAGCAGACCGACAACGTGAAGACGACGGGCAGTGAGACGACGGCGACGGTGTCGATGTCCGCGCCGGTGACGGACACCACACCGAGCACGGCCGGCTCGACGACGAGCAAGAGCACGCCGCCACCCGCGAATACCGCGCCGCCGGCGACGGAGGCGAAGCCGCCCGCCGCGCCCGCTCCCACGACGAGTTCGACGCCTTCGCCAGCGCCTTCGTCGAACGCGTCGCTGGTCTCCACGGGGCAGTCGATCTTCAAGAGCAAGTGCGTCTCCTGTCACGGCGCCGACGCCAGCGGCAACACGGCGATGGGAAGGAAAAACAAAATCCCCGATCTCCGCAGCAGCACGGTACAGGGACGTAGCGACGCCGATCTCGCCAACCGCATCGCCAACGGCACCGGAACGCTTTCGTCCTCGGCTCACAAGAGCAAGCATCTGTCGAGCGATCAGGTCACGGCGCTCGTCGCGTATGTCCGGTCGTTGAAGTAG
- a CDS encoding VOC family protein, whose product MSILSLHHITIVCQSAQRTTDFYTRVLGLRLVKRTVNFDAPTSYHLYFGNESADPGSLITFFEWPNATHGAPGIGGTHHFALHVADYDGLLRWKRHLVDMGIAVNGPLDRHYFTSIYISDPDGTIVEIATRGPGWTRDEPADQLGMSHRAPPPEMLTGNRDKARIQATTWPEPVPAITPSMRLEHGIHHLTAIGEDIERTNAFYSGLLGMRLVKRTNNFDDPRSFHWYWGVGDGRPGTLVTYFERKPDREKPVRMGAGQTHHFALAVADDETQLEWREKLVSAGLQVTPVMDRVYFKSIYMHDPDGHIVELATLGPGFHVDETAESLGESLMLPPWLAASRDRIEASLEPITVDPWNRTPDAAAAVG is encoded by the coding sequence ATGTCCATCCTCTCCCTGCATCACATCACGATCGTCTGCCAGTCCGCCCAGCGCACCACTGATTTCTACACGCGCGTGCTGGGTCTGAGACTGGTGAAGCGCACCGTCAACTTCGACGCGCCCACCTCGTACCATCTCTACTTCGGCAACGAGTCCGCCGACCCCGGATCGCTCATCACGTTCTTCGAGTGGCCGAACGCCACTCACGGAGCTCCGGGCATTGGCGGTACTCATCACTTCGCGCTGCACGTCGCCGACTACGATGGTTTGCTCAGGTGGAAGCGCCACCTGGTGGACATGGGAATCGCCGTCAACGGTCCGCTCGACAGGCATTACTTCACCAGCATCTACATCAGCGATCCCGACGGAACGATCGTGGAGATCGCGACTCGCGGTCCGGGATGGACGCGCGACGAGCCCGCCGATCAGCTCGGCATGTCGCATCGCGCGCCGCCGCCCGAGATGCTCACCGGAAATCGCGACAAGGCGCGCATACAGGCTACAACGTGGCCGGAGCCAGTGCCCGCGATCACGCCCTCCATGCGGCTCGAGCATGGAATTCATCACCTCACCGCCATCGGTGAGGACATCGAGCGGACCAATGCCTTCTACAGCGGGCTGCTCGGGATGCGCCTCGTGAAGCGCACGAACAACTTCGACGATCCCAGATCGTTCCACTGGTACTGGGGAGTCGGCGACGGCAGGCCGGGCACGCTCGTCACCTACTTCGAGCGCAAGCCCGATCGCGAGAAGCCCGTACGGATGGGCGCCGGACAAACGCATCACTTCGCGCTCGCCGTCGCTGACGACGAAACGCAGCTCGAGTGGCGCGAGAAGCTCGTCTCCGCCGGCCTGCAGGTGACGCCGGTGATGGACCGCGTGTACTTCAAGAGCATCTACATGCACGATCCCGACGGACACATCGTTGAGCTGGCGACGCTCGGTCCCGGATTCCACGTGGACGAGACGGCCGAATCGCTGGGCGAGAGTCTCATGCTCCCGCCGTGGCTTGCCGCAAGCCGCGACAGGATCGAAGCCTCGCTCGAGCCGATCACTGTGGACCCGTGGAATCGCACGCCGGACGCTGCCGCAGCTGTTGGTTGA
- a CDS encoding ABC transporter ATP-binding protein, with the protein MSAKPKKSINYQRAWAEARELVWRHRRSLTIGLVLMLINRLSGLVLPASSKYLIDEVLAKHRGDLLIPIALAAAVAVLVQAATTYALSQVVSIAAQRAIADMRMNVQKHVLHLPVSYFDSTKTGILISRIMTDAEGVRNLVGTGLIQLTGGLLTAIIGIGVLFALNWRLTGIMLVVLLSFGGLMAVAFARLRPLFRERSVINAEVTGRLAESLGGVRILKIYVAEHREEKLFGEGVERLFDNVKRSITGTSIVGTGATLIVGAIGVLMIIVGGRSILNGSMTLGGLVMYVFFVGLVAAPLIQIASVGTQISEAFAGLDRIREIRDMATEDQEDEQRAHMGEISGRVEFRKVSFAYVPGVPVLKGVSFVSEAGSTTALVGSSGSGKSTMIGLVMAFNRPESGEILVDDQELVDVRLRDYRSQLGVVMQDNFLFDGTVRENIAFARPEATEEEIREVSRIAHCDEFINGFEHGYDTIVGERGVKLSGGQRQRVAIARAILADPRILILDEATSSLDSESEAMIRDGLRSLRRGRTTFVIAHRLSTIESADQILVLEGGEIVERGTHRELVALNGRYRQLYDKQYGIERDRFINPGEDFTPETPSPLEELPAVSRASGQL; encoded by the coding sequence TTGAGCGCCAAACCGAAGAAGAGCATCAACTATCAAAGAGCGTGGGCCGAGGCGCGCGAGCTGGTCTGGCGCCATCGCCGGTCGCTGACCATCGGGCTGGTCCTGATGCTCATCAACCGGCTGTCCGGACTCGTGCTTCCGGCGAGCTCCAAGTATTTGATAGACGAAGTGCTCGCCAAGCACCGCGGCGATCTGCTCATTCCGATCGCGCTCGCCGCGGCCGTCGCCGTTCTCGTACAGGCCGCGACGACGTACGCGCTCTCGCAGGTGGTGAGCATCGCGGCACAGCGGGCGATCGCCGACATGCGCATGAACGTGCAGAAGCACGTTCTCCATCTGCCGGTGTCGTATTTCGATTCCACCAAGACCGGCATACTGATCTCGCGCATCATGACCGATGCCGAAGGGGTCCGCAATCTTGTCGGAACGGGACTCATCCAGTTGACCGGCGGCCTTCTCACGGCGATCATCGGCATCGGAGTTCTCTTCGCGCTGAACTGGAGACTCACCGGGATCATGCTCGTCGTGCTCCTCTCGTTCGGCGGGCTGATGGCAGTGGCGTTCGCGCGGCTGCGCCCGCTGTTCCGGGAGCGGAGCGTCATCAACGCCGAAGTCACCGGACGGCTCGCCGAATCGCTCGGCGGAGTTCGAATCCTCAAGATCTATGTGGCCGAGCATCGCGAGGAGAAGCTGTTCGGCGAAGGCGTCGAGCGGCTGTTCGACAACGTGAAGCGCTCGATCACCGGGACGTCCATCGTCGGTACGGGTGCGACGCTCATCGTCGGAGCGATCGGCGTGCTCATGATCATCGTTGGCGGACGCTCGATCCTGAATGGATCCATGACGCTCGGCGGGCTCGTGATGTACGTCTTCTTCGTGGGCCTCGTGGCCGCGCCGCTGATCCAGATTGCTTCGGTGGGAACACAGATCAGCGAGGCCTTCGCGGGACTCGATCGCATCCGCGAGATCCGCGACATGGCGACCGAGGATCAGGAAGACGAGCAGCGCGCGCACATGGGCGAGATCAGCGGCCGGGTGGAGTTCCGCAAAGTGAGCTTCGCCTACGTGCCCGGCGTGCCGGTGCTCAAGGGAGTGTCGTTCGTTTCGGAGGCGGGATCCACTACCGCTCTCGTCGGATCGAGCGGCTCTGGCAAGAGCACGATGATCGGACTCGTGATGGCGTTCAATCGTCCCGAATCCGGTGAGATCCTGGTGGACGACCAGGAGCTGGTGGACGTTCGCCTGCGCGACTACCGCTCGCAGCTCGGCGTCGTGATGCAGGACAATTTTCTCTTCGATGGAACGGTCCGCGAGAATATCGCGTTCGCGCGGCCCGAGGCTACGGAAGAGGAGATCCGCGAGGTGAGCCGGATCGCGCATTGCGACGAGTTCATCAACGGATTCGAGCACGGATACGACACGATCGTCGGCGAGCGCGGAGTCAAGCTCTCCGGCGGGCAGCGGCAGCGAGTCGCCATCGCCCGCGCGATTCTCGCCGATCCCCGCATCCTGATCCTCGACGAGGCCACGTCGAGTCTCGACAGCGAGAGCGAGGCGATGATTCGCGACGGCCTCCGATCGCTCCGCCGTGGCCGCACGACTTTCGTCATAGCCCACCGGCTCTCGACAATCGAAAGCGCCGACCAGATCCTCGTTCTCGAAGGAGGCGAGATCGTCGAGCGTGGAACGCACCGCGAGCTCGTTGCGCTGAACGGACGATATCGCCAGCTGTATGA